ACTACGGTAACTGTTACATCGTTGATCTTAATAATAAATGGATGGCTTTTATCGCCCGCAACTTTAAAAAAGGCTTCGCCCTCCATGGATACATTCCTTGTCTTCCCTGTAAAACGGGAGGGATAAGACAGACGGCTGTTCCGGTTCAGCGTAATAACAGACCCGTCCGGAAGGGTATCCGATAGCGTCGAGTCATGGCTTTGCAGCCGAACCATTCTGACAATCCTTGAATTTAAATAAACAGAAACAGCTATTCCTCCTGCAGTGGCAATGAGAACCAGTACAGCCGCGATGCGGACCCAGTAGCTCAGAGAGCGAATCCGTGCAGGCGGTGCCTGCTTTAAGATCACTTTATTTCTAAACCGGTCCCAGGCTGCGTTCTCATCCGCACTGCCTTTCAGCGCTACTGTCTCGCTCTCCTCCCATATCATCCGGAAATGATTAAAATAACGCTCATTGTCAGAATGCTCACTAATCCACTGCAAAACCGTGCTCTTCTCTGCCTCACTTGCCTCATCTGCAAGGTACTTTACCAGCAGGTCGTCGTTCATATCAAAACTTTTATCTTTCACTTGTCGTTCCCCCCTCTAAAAATTCAGTAATAAAAGTAACAGTACCGGAAGAAATTCCACCAGCTTCAACCTCAACAACTTCAGGGCCTTGCCCATCTGGTTTTCGACTGTCTTAATCGAAATGCCAAGATGGTCGGCTATCTGCTGGTATTTTAACTGTTCAAACCTGCTAAGCTGAAAAATGATCCTGCATTGAGTGGGAAGCTCAGAAAGCGCTTTAGCTATTTGCTTCTCAAGTTCAGAAACGAGTGCATTCTTTTCACTGTGGTCATATTCACCTTTCATACGCTGCGTATAATATTGCTCATATTCTGCTTTAACTTTATGATGTTTTAAATAGTTGAGACTTTCATTGTGTACGGCACGATATAAATAGGATTTAAGAGTGCCGTTTACGTCAAGCAGGTCTTTCTTCTCCCATATCCTGCAAAAAACATTCTGAACGATTTCTTCTGCCGCTACTTCATCTTTAAGGAAAGTAAAGGCATAGGCGTGCAGCCGTTTATAATACTCTTTAAAAACCTGTTCGAATGCACTTTCATTACCCTCTTTGAGTAACTCTATAACCGTACTGCTGGTAATTTCCACGCTTATAATATCCAAATCTGCCGTAAATATATGCTTTAACAATTGTCTGTTTAATACTGATACAACTGTTTGCCGGATTACCCCTATGCAGATATTAAATAATTCGTAATATTTACTCAAAAAAAAAGACCGCCTTTTCCAGCGATCCTTTTATGAGTAAATACGAAGGGCAGACCAGTTCTATAACTGATATTTGAACTTTCTCCCCTCTTTTTCTCCTCTGATTCTATTGGCTTTATGAAGAGCCGATAACTTGACCATAACGGCCTTACTAAGTTTATCTGCATCTTTCTCGGGCTCGAGCTCCTTAAGGCGCTCTATAATTTCGGTGTTGAATAACGCACCATTCTTTGATAAGATAAAGGCAATTTTACTGTCTAGTTTCCCGTTTGAATCAAATTCTTCAGGAACGTCCAAGGGTTTTACAACTTCTTTTTTGGGAGCTGGTTTACGACCTCTTCTGCTTTTTACTGGTTCTGGGCTCTCAACTACCGCTGGTTTATTTGCAGTAACCGGAGTTGCTTTACCGCTGAAAGCATCTA
The window above is part of the Arcticibacter tournemirensis genome. Proteins encoded here:
- a CDS encoding FecR family protein, whose product is MNDDLLVKYLADEASEAEKSTVLQWISEHSDNERYFNHFRMIWEESETVALKGSADENAAWDRFRNKVILKQAPPARIRSLSYWVRIAAVLVLIATAGGIAVSVYLNSRIVRMVRLQSHDSTLSDTLPDGSVITLNRNSRLSYPSRFTGKTRNVSMEGEAFFKVAGDKSHPFIIKINDVTVTVVGTSFNIKSRHQKTEVIVESGIVRVFKNNDRVELKAGEKATTGKNGVLSKGINTSTLYHSYSNREFICHNTPLPELTAAVSDAYNVEIFIANKELEGSKISTTLNNKSLEDILTVLSVTFNAEVEREGRRITLK
- a CDS encoding RNA polymerase sigma-70 factor, giving the protein MDIISVEITSSTVIELLKEGNESAFEQVFKEYYKRLHAYAFTFLKDEVAAEEIVQNVFCRIWEKKDLLDVNGTLKSYLYRAVHNESLNYLKHHKVKAEYEQYYTQRMKGEYDHSEKNALVSELEKQIAKALSELPTQCRIIFQLSRFEQLKYQQIADHLGISIKTVENQMGKALKLLRLKLVEFLPVLLLLLLNF